In one Silene latifolia isolate original U9 population chromosome 10, ASM4854445v1, whole genome shotgun sequence genomic region, the following are encoded:
- the LOC141608867 gene encoding uncharacterized protein LOC141608867, which produces MSGTDRTPPPPPQPKLHPVYSVTNIQNKVRVLDGVKVPYSSWVKLFKLHARGYKVLHHIDGTRKPAETDSTYEEWCEIDAHVLQWIYGTLNDDLLSRVLEEESTAYEAWIRVKNIFTNNKGARAAALESEFSSLKLESMSSLEAYCQRLKEIADQLKDVDAAVKDQLKDVGSWFDTWL; this is translated from the coding sequence ATGTCAGGTACAGATCGCACTCCCCCACCTCCGCCGCAACCAAAACTCCATCCCGTATACTCGGTCACAAACATTCAAAATAAAGTCCGTGTTCTTGATGGTGTTAAAGTTCCGTATTCGTCCTGGGTTAAGCTATTCAAATTGCACGCTCGTGGGTACAAGGTGCTTCATCATATTGATGGAACACGCAAGCCGGCTGAAACCGACAGTACCTATGAAGAATGGTGCGAGATTGATGCCCATGTCCTCCAATGGATTTATGGGACCCTTAATGACGATCTTTTGTCACGCGTCCTTGAAGAAGAGTCCACTGCGTATGAAGCTTGGATTCGAGTGAAGAATATCTTCACAAATAACAAGGGCGCCCGCGCTGCTGCACTCGAGTCGGAGTTCTCGTCTCTCAAACTCGAGTCCATGTCGTCTCTTGAGGCCTACTGTCAACGCCTCAAGGAAATTGCAGATCAATTGAAAGATGTTGATGCCGCCGTCAAAGATCAATTGAAAGATGTTGGTTCGTGGTTTGACACCTGGTTATGA